From Lysinibacillus sp. SGAir0095, the proteins below share one genomic window:
- a CDS encoding MBL fold metallo-hydrolase: MHRIERLELTTNFPIGPVYSYVVFGDKLTLIDAGLKNEQGWKNLNDGLHRIGLTVTDIEQIVITHHHNDHTGLVDWILEKNPSVSIYAHKDTEMYLKDESYIEWSAEFFDRLFIEFGLTKEMAHTWAYRKGHLRDYFQVATVDGVLQDGDFVPGLPSFQVIETPGHSQDHISLYSWDDQQFICGDNVIKGVHGGIFLDAPKQGEERAKPLLQYLNNLEKCRKLPAKLTYSGHGPLIENLNEAIDGHISNIENRTNRVINTLKKANGVATGYEIIQEMYKGRYERAVITFVFEILSVLDLLQERNIVIADKKNGVYQYRLVD, translated from the coding sequence TTGCATAGAATTGAAAGACTGGAGTTAACAACCAACTTTCCAATTGGTCCAGTATATTCATATGTCGTCTTTGGTGATAAATTAACGCTCATAGATGCCGGCTTAAAAAATGAGCAGGGTTGGAAAAATCTAAATGATGGTCTTCATCGAATTGGGTTAACCGTAACTGATATTGAACAAATTGTCATAACTCATCATCATAATGATCATACGGGTCTGGTTGACTGGATTCTTGAAAAAAATCCGTCGGTTTCCATCTATGCTCATAAAGATACAGAAATGTATTTAAAAGATGAGAGTTATATAGAATGGAGTGCAGAGTTCTTTGATAGATTATTCATCGAATTTGGTCTAACTAAAGAAATGGCACATACATGGGCTTATAGAAAAGGACATCTTCGAGATTACTTTCAGGTTGCTACTGTAGATGGAGTGCTCCAAGATGGAGATTTCGTACCAGGATTACCTTCTTTTCAAGTAATCGAAACACCTGGACATTCCCAAGATCATATTTCCCTATATAGTTGGGACGACCAACAATTTATATGTGGGGATAACGTCATTAAAGGGGTACATGGGGGAATATTCTTAGATGCTCCTAAACAAGGGGAGGAGCGAGCAAAACCGCTCCTCCAATATCTAAACAACTTGGAAAAATGCAGAAAACTTCCTGCAAAATTAACTTATTCAGGGCATGGTCCGCTGATTGAAAATCTAAATGAAGCAATTGATGGACATATAAGCAATATTGAAAACCGTACAAACCGTGTTATCAATACGCTTAAAAAAGCAAATGGAGTGGCAACCGGATATGAGATCATTCAAGAGATGTATAAAGGTAGATATGAGAGGGCTGTAATAACATTTGTGTTTGAGATCTTAAGTGTACTTGATTTATTGCAGGAACGAAATATTGTAATAGCAGACAAGAAAAATGGTGTCTACCAATATCGTTTAGTAGATTGA
- a CDS encoding beta-ketoacyl-ACP reductase → MTGRFDNRVAFVTGGSRGIGKSIAETFAQEGAKIAIIDINEEALQEVQSDFKEKGYEILTIQANVVKAEEVEAAIEKVVSDFGSLDILVNNAGIIRDNLLFKMTDSDWDQVIDVHLKGAFNTSRAAQKYMVQQKYGRIINISSTSALGNPGQANYSTVKAGLQGLTKTLARELGKFGITSNSVAPGFIETDMTKATAQRMGVPFEDFIKAGASRIPVGRTGKPSDIANAVAFFADEKSSFVNGQVLYVAGGPTN, encoded by the coding sequence TTGACAGGAAGATTTGATAATAGAGTTGCTTTTGTTACAGGTGGTAGTCGTGGAATAGGTAAAAGTATTGCGGAAACTTTCGCTCAAGAAGGGGCTAAAATAGCCATTATTGATATAAATGAAGAAGCTTTACAGGAAGTTCAGTCCGATTTTAAGGAAAAAGGGTACGAGATCCTAACGATCCAGGCGAATGTTGTAAAAGCAGAAGAAGTAGAAGCTGCAATAGAGAAGGTTGTTAGTGACTTTGGTTCCCTCGATATCTTAGTTAATAACGCTGGAATTATTCGAGACAACTTATTGTTTAAAATGACTGATAGTGATTGGGATCAAGTAATCGATGTACATCTTAAGGGAGCATTTAATACTTCACGTGCTGCTCAAAAATATATGGTTCAACAAAAATATGGAAGAATTATTAACATTTCCTCAACTTCTGCATTGGGTAATCCCGGTCAAGCAAATTACTCCACGGTAAAAGCTGGTTTACAAGGCTTAACTAAAACGCTAGCAAGAGAACTTGGAAAGTTTGGCATTACTTCTAACTCTGTTGCACCTGGATTTATCGAAACAGATATGACAAAAGCAACCGCTCAAAGAATGGGTGTACCATTTGAAGATTTCATCAAAGCCGGTGCTAGTAGAATTCCAGTAGGTAGAACAGGTAAACCGAGCGATATTGCAAATGCAGTTGCCTTCTTTGCAGACGAAAAATCTTCTTTCGTTAACGGTCAAGTACTTTATGTGGCTGGCGGTCCAACTAATTAA